In Fusobacterium varium, a single genomic region encodes these proteins:
- the gmhB gene encoding D-glycero-beta-D-manno-heptose 1,7-bisphosphate 7-phosphatase, translating into MKKKAILLDRDGTINVEKDYLHKIEDFEFEKNVVDALKIFSSLGYTLAVVTNQSGIARGFYTEDDLIKLNNYINDRLNEHGVNIEKFYYCPHHPEKGIGKYKVECQCRKPKTGMLDAAIKDLNIDIENSYMIGDTLADIDAGFNAGLTSILVKTGHGMETIEKLGDRKVEIYNSLYDFALKLK; encoded by the coding sequence ATGAAAAAAAAGGCAATCTTATTAGATCGTGATGGAACCATAAATGTAGAGAAAGATTATTTACATAAAATAGAAGATTTCGAATTTGAAAAAAATGTAGTTGATGCATTAAAAATATTTTCTTCATTGGGATATACTTTAGCAGTTGTTACAAATCAATCTGGGATAGCTAGAGGATTTTATACAGAGGATGATTTAATAAAATTAAACAATTATATTAATGATAGATTAAATGAGCATGGAGTTAATATAGAGAAATTTTACTATTGTCCACATCATCCTGAAAAAGGGATTGGAAAATATAAAGTAGAATGTCAATGCAGAAAACCTAAAACAGGAATGTTAGATGCAGCAATTAAAGATTTAAATATAGATATAGAAAATTCATATATGATAGGAGATACATTAGCTGATATTGATGCTGGATTCAATGCAGGGTTAACATCTATTTTAGTTAAAACTGGACATGGAATGGAAACTATTGAGAAATTAGGAGATAGAAAAGTAGAAATCTATAACTCTTTGTATGATTTTGCATTGAAACTAAAATAG